AGAAAGTGTGCAGTTTATGATATTCAGCAAGAAATATCAGGAGATAGCCAATGCCATCGGTATGCAGATGGATCATGGCGTAACCATTCTCGATGGCCATGGCTGGTACACGGGAAACGAGATGAAGGTGCTCTGTATTCTGGCAAAGAAGAACGAGAGCGTCACCATCTTCCGTATCGTCAAGATCATCGACCCAAATGCCTTTGTAAGTCAGAGTTCCGTTATCGGTGTGTATGGCGAGGGATTTGATGAGATGAAGGTGAAAATCAAAGATAAAGACATTAAAACAATTAAAAGTTAAAAGTTTATAGCGGCTTCGCCGTATAGCAAGAAGCACTATTGCAAGAATGCCCTATAAACTATTAACTATAAATTATAAACTTATGAAAAGGATAGTATTTGCAACCAATAACCAGCATAAACTCCAGGAGATTCGCGACATCCTGGGTAGCGACTACGAGGTAGTATCGCTGAAGGAGATAGAATGCGATGTGGATATTCCTGAAACAGGCAACACATTGGAAGAGAATGCCTTGCAGAAGGCGCAGTATGTTTATGACCATTACCACGTAAGTTGCTTTGCCGATGATACCGGTCTGGAGGTAGAGGCACTGGATGGTGCCCCTGGCGTTCACAGTGCCCGCTATGCCGAGGGTACCGACCACGACAGTGAGGCTAACATGGCTAAGCTGTTGAGAGAACTGGATGGTAAGGAAAACCGCCAGGCCCGCTTCCGCACCGTTATCTGCTACATCGAGAAGCAGGATGTATGTCCTTGCGGCTGCACCAGCATCAAGAAAATTCACCAGTTCGAGGGTATCGTAAACGGCCATATCGCCACCGAGAAGCGTGGTACCGAAGGCTTCGGCTACGACCCAATCTTCGTTCCTGAAGGATATGACCAGAGTTTTGCTGAGCTGGGTGAGGAAATCAAGAACGGCATCAGTCACAGAGCCAGAGCCGTGAAAAAACTCGTGGAATATCTGAAGAAATAATATGATCAATTCTCTTTCGATACTAATCCCTACATATAATAATGTATGCCTTGAGCTTGTAAAGTCCTTACAAGCTCAAGCCGCTGCATTGCCCGATTTCGAGTACGAAATCCTGGTGGCAGACGATGGCAGCACCGACCGCCTCACCATCTATGAAAACCGCGAGATACGCTCGCTACCCTACTGCCGCTATATCGAAAGAGAAAAGAACGTGGGCAGGGCGGCCATCCGCAACATTCTGGCAGAAGAAGCCCTGCATCCCTGGTTGCTGTTCATAGATAGCAATATGCAAGTAATTCATCCTCAATATCTTACCACATACCTGCAATCAGAAGAAAGCGACGTTATCTATGGTGGATACCAGATTAAGCGAAACGATGAGAAATACCAACACAATCTGCGCTACATCTTTGAGTGCATCGGTACCCAGAATGCTGACTACAAGCAGCGCCAAGCCAATCCATACGGAGATTTCCATACCTCCAACTTTATGGTAAGGCAAGACATTATGCTGCAATATCCACTGGATGAGCGATTTATCACCTATGGCTACGAAGACGTGCTATGGGGAAAAACGCTCCAAGAAAACCAGATCAAGATATTGCATATAGACAATACATTGGGATATGAGAATTTCATCGGCAACATGAGTTTCCTCTATAAGACAGAAGAGAGCCTGCGCACCCTCAACCAGTTTAAGGAAGAACTGCAGGGCTACTCCAAAGTACTGGATTATGCCCTGAAAATGAAACGCTGGCATCTCTATCCATTCTGCCAAAAACTATATCCCCTGCTCAGTTTGCCAATAAAAGCTAGGCTCACAGGCAATAAACCCAGCATTTTCTGGTTTAATATATATAAGTTATTATACTATATACATTTAGACAGAAACATATAAAAACGTAGCATAACCCAATATGAACAAGAAGATATCAGTCATCATCATAGCGCTGCTGCTTCAGGTAGTACAACTGCAAGCAGCCATAGGCGACTGGAAAGCCTACATGGCGTACCACAACGTACAGGAGATAGAACAAGCCGGAAACCTGGTATTTGTCCAGGCTTCCAACAACCTATATGTCTACAATCAGAACGACCAGAGCATCCAGACATTCAGCAAGATAGACTATCTGAGCGATTGCGACATCAAGCACATCGCCTACTGCCAAGCTGCCCATCGCCTGCTCATCCTCTATAGCGACTCCAACATCGACCTCATGAACACGAGTAATTATGAGGTTACCAATCTGGCAGATTACTATAATGCCTCTACCACAGGCGACAAGACCATCTATGATATCTATGTAAACGACAAATATGCCTACATGAGCAATGGTTTCGGCATCGTAAAAGTAAACGTGGCAGATGGAGAAATCAGCGATACATACAACTTAGGCTTCAAGGTAAACTGGTGCGAAATCAAGGATAATTGCATCTATGCCTATAGCCAAACAGATGGTCAATATCGCGCTCCCCTCTCAGTTAACTTGCTCGATAAGAACAACTGGAGCAAGGTGGGAGGCTATGCTGCAAAACAGCAAGCAGACAAGAGCGAACTCAAGCAGATGGTAAGCACGCTGAATCCTGGAGGACCAAAGTATAACTATTTTGGCTTCATGAAGTTTGCCAACAATCAACTGTATACTTGTGATGGTGGATTTGCAGTAGGCATCTCTAGAAAAGGCTGTATCCAGATGCTAAAGAATGAAGAATGGAACATCTATCCAGACGACAACATAAGCTCTAAGACAAATGTAACTTATGAAAATTTGGAATGTCTGGACTATGACCCTACTGATACAAGTCATATCTTTGTAGGAGGCAGAAATGGTCTCTACGAATACAAAAATGGAAACTTCGAAAAATATTATAACTACGAGAACTCTCCAATAGAAAGATATAATAACAGAAGCAAAGAATACGAGCTCATAACGGGAGTGAAATTTGACAAAGAGGGCAATCTTTGGATGCTGAATAGTCAAGCTCCGACTCAATCGCTTATAGAATTTACTAAAGATAAGCAATGGATAAGCCATCAGCTACCCGACTTGATGAAACTTGACGATGCAGGTTTTACCAATAAGAGTCTTGGCTTATTGGGAAATATGCTGATTGATAGCAGAGGCCTCTTATGGTTTGTCAATAACCACTGGATTGTACCTTCTCTCTATTGTTATCAGTTTTCTGAAGACAATTCGGAAGAAAGACTTAACGCTTTCACTAGTTTTGTAAATGAAGATGGAACAGAAGTATCAGTAGGTGCTGTGAGATGCGCAGCAGAAGACAAGGATGGCAATATCTGGATAGGCACCAGTGCTGGTCCTTTATTATTAGATCCTAACCAGATAACAGCATCTGCACCAACATTTACCCAAGTGAAAGTACCTAGAAATGATGGCACTAACTATGCAGACTATCTGCTGAGTGGAATAGACGTTTCTTGTATAGCTGTAGATGGAGCCAACCGCAAATGGTTTGGTACCAAAAAAAATGGCATATATCTTATCAGTGAGGATAATCTATCAGAAATACATCATTTCACCACACTTAATAGTCCTCTGCTTTCCAACGGAATAGAATCTATCGCCATCAATGAAAAAACGGGCGAAGTATTTATTGGAACAGACAAAGGTCTATGCTCATATATGTCTGACTCCAGTACTCCAAACGAAAGCATGACTTCTGATAATGTGTGGGCTTATCCTAATCCTGTAAAACCTGACTACACAGGACTTATAACCATAGTAGGACTGAGCCAAAACGCCGATGTCAAGATACTTACTTCGAATGGTAGGATAGTAAATGAAGGCAAGAGTAATGGCGGTACATACACCTGGAATGGTTGTGATGCTAATGGGAAAAAAGTAGCCAGTGGCATATATATGGTTGCTACTGCCACTAATGATGTGGAAAAAGGCACTGTCTGCAAAATAGCTATTATAAAGTAATAATGAGACAACTGACGTATGTAAGTTATATAAAAATATGGGCAATGATAATCGTGGTATTTTATCATTGCCTTTGCGGCTATAGCAATATATGGGGTGAAGAATATTCTTGGCAAACAGTACCCACATGGTATCATCTATCCCATATATTGGTATATTTCCACATACCCATTTTTACCCTAATGAGTGCATATTTATACGGACATTTAAGTTGCTCAGGCAGATACCAAAGTTCGTGTTCCTTTATCTGTAAAAAGACAAAACGCCTCCTTATACCATATATCGTGTGGGGCTTACTCATCTGTATCATTCAAAAATGGGACTTGACATATTTACTATGTGGAATATCCCATCTATGGTACTTATTCTTTTTATTTGAAGCCTTTATCATATTCCATTTCACCAATAAAATTCCTCATTGGAGCAAATACATTTTACTTATATCCTTATATTCAGCGTGTTGTATTATCAACTATTATAATCCGACTCCCTTTATGGGAATAGGTTATTTTGTTAGATATATGCCCTATTTCATCATAGGCTATTATATATACTTCATCTTAGAAAGAGACATCATAAAGAAAAAGGTTGCTTCTTATACAGCAATCGCATGCTCACTTCTATTTGCACTAGAGTATGTATTAGACAACAACAAATTCATACTCGCAGGATTGAGCCTCCTCCTCATTATCTGCATCACCATCCTAAGCAAACAAAATGAAACACAGCTGGTAGGCAGAAAAAGAATATTAAAACTGGATAAATATGCGATGGGTATATATATCATACACCATATCATCATACTGGAGACCAATAATTCCACCCTAGGACAGCAATCTATGGAGCATTACATCCTTTATCCCATCGTGCTATTCATTATGAGCCTTGGCATATCTTGGCTCATCACATACATCTTGCAAAAGTCAAAACTTGGAAATATTATAATCGGCTCTTAATAATTCACATAACAATGTATAATAACAAAAGATTCATAACATTTATCATCATAAGCGCACCAATCATCTTATTGGGAATTTTGCAGATATTACCAACATTTGATGATTGGACAACTTTGTCGGCTCCCAACAGAGATCCAAATTTCCTACAATATTTTCTTCCTTATGGAATGACTTGGCGACCAGGAGATGCCCTCATTGGCTATGTCAATGGATTAAGCCCTAAGTTTTTTCCTACCTTGAATCATATCCTTGTATTCACCTCACATATAGGAAGTATGATTATGGTATATCTTATCATACAAAAGCTAGGATTTAAGCCAATATCCAGAAATATCGCCACCATATTTTTCTATATATCCCCCTGTGTACTAGGAAATATCCTTAGTTGCGATGCTACCAACCAAAGTTTTGCACATTTCTTTGGAATCCTATCTGTATATCTATATTTAAGTATCAACAACAAATATAAATATATAGCATGGACCATTTGCGTCTATCTATCAGCAGCCTTCAAGGACAATGGCATAGCCTGGGCCATTATTCCCCCTATCGTAAGCTTTGCCTTCCTAAAAATAGAGAAAGAAACATTTAGGGAAGACTTGATGATAGGCTTAGCCATTGCCATCATATATGGCGTGATAAGACTCACCATTCCCCATAACCTATTTATCAATGCCAGCTATGCTGATGATGTAGTCAGCCTACACAGCCGTATTAAAGGATTTGTTACTTGGATAGGATATACATGGTTTTCTGCTGATTATATATGCATTGTACATCAGCCTAGCAGAAATCTTCTTGTGGCAACATTAACTCTATTCCTGTCTCTTCCACTTATGATAATATTGTGGAAAAACAAAAATATATGGCAAGGTAAGACCATCTTTTGCTTATTGGCAGCTTTCACTCTAGTAGTATCTCCTAATCTACTCATCAGCATGACCATCATGAACGCTTATGGCTCACTGGGCATAGCTGCTATTATTATGGCCTACTTAATAGAGAAAAGTCAGTTATCAAAGAAAAAGATATCTACCTTATTATATTTATATATTTTATCTGCAGCCATTGTAGATATTCACCATTGGTATAACGCATGGCAAACTTCTCTTCCTGAAAAGAGCATATCACAAGCCATCGTTCAAAAGACAGGAAAACCTGTGGATAAAGCATACTGCATATTGATAAAAGATGATTATCCCAAGTACTCATCCTTCTGCGTACCAAAAGATGAAACTATAGGTTGGGGAAGGTCTATTTGGCATGCCACAGGATACAAATGGCCCCAATACGTAAACGATACTACCATCGACAGAACTCATAAGGCTAAAGAAATAGCTTATAGCATAGCCAACCATAAAATAAAACATGGCTATAAAGCTGTTTGGATAGTAAACAAAGAAGAAGTAACAGTCATTAAATAATCATAAATTAAAAACATCATTATGAAAAGAATAATTAGTCTCTATACATTCTGCATGCTGACTATAACAATGCATGCCCAATTTATGGTGAATGGACACCAAGCAGTATATGACGCATCAACCAATACTTATCTCATCAGTATTGGGGAAGAAAGTTTTCAAACTGACTTTCAATCAGATATTACTCTAGAAAAAGATTCTCTCTGGACAGAAATATCTATAGATAATATTCCTGTGAATGACAGTTACACCTTTAAGAATATAGAAGGTGGCAAGAAATATTCACTGAATGGTAAAAGAAATGAAGTTACCTTTAGTTCATATATTACCTTTACATCTCTCCCTATCATCAACTTAGCGGGAGATTTTGGATATGATTATGCCAATGGTAGCATAGAAATCATGCTGCCCACATCAGCAAATAGTGAACATTCTCTCATCAAAGCAAAATGGAGAGGAGGATCCACAAACTATTATGACAGACATAAAAGAAACTATAAAATTAAGACACTAAACGAAAAAGGAAAAAGCAAGGATATATCATTCCTTGGACTAAGAGAAGACAACAACTGGATTTTAGATGCAGGACAAATAGACTTGTTCAGGCTGAGAAACAGAATAGCTACCGAGATATGGCAAGATATGAGCACCAAGCCTTATTATGTAGACAAGGAACCAAAGGCACAAAGTGCGGTTAATGGAAAAGTAGTAGAGGTGATTCTCAACCATCAATATGCAGGAATCTATTCGCTGACAGAAGCTATGGACAGAAAGCAAATGAAACTAAAAAAATATGATAGCAAAAATCAAGAGTTTCATGGTATGTTTTGGAAAGCCAGCGAATGGGGAAATGCTTTGTTCTGGGGAACAGAAGGTGAATATGACAACAACTCAGAAACATGGAATGCCTTCGAGGTAAAATATCCAGATATAGAAGATGTATGTCCTACCGACTACAGCCTACTATATCAGGCTATAGATTTTGTGGCAACTAGTGATGACGATACTTTCAAATCACAAGTTGCCCAATACTTCGACATTCCTGTTCTTATAGACTATTACATCTTCCTGCAATTTACCAATGCTGTAGATAATACTGGCAAGAATATATACTGGGCTATCTATGACCAAGCTCAAGACAAGAAAATGACACTGGCTGTATGGGATTTGGACGCAACAGTAGGCAGTAATTGGTCTACCAATCCACTTCATCCAGATTATGTTAAGCCAGATAATAACTTATCCATCATGAACTTTTATATCTATAACAGACTCTTATCACTTAATGTTGATGGATTTAAGGAAAAAGTAGCTCTCAGATATAAAGAGTTGAGACAAGACAAATTGAGTTTGAGCGCTTTACTAGATAGATATAATAGCTACTATCGGAAGTTAGCTCAAAGTGGCGCAGCCAAAAGAGAAGAAAATAGATGGAGCAAAGATACCGACCTGAATGGTAATGAACTAAACTTTGAGCAGGAAATATCATATATCAATCTATGGATAGAAGCTAGATTAGCCTATCTAGACCAATCTTTACTTCCTGCATCTACAGGTATCAATAATACAATTTTAGACTATCAAGCAAAACAATACATATACAATATACAAGGACAAAGACTAGACAAAATTCCATCACAAGGAGTTTACATCATAAATGGTAAAAAGTATATCAAATGAGCAATAATAGAATCATCAATATCGCAACCATAGCATACTTGGCTTTTCTGCTTATCATTCTAGCCATATTTGGCTATACTCCAACGAATGATACAGATGGATATTTGGAATATGCCCAAGTATGCCTGCATCAAGGAGAAGCATATCCATGTAGTACTCTTATTAAGGGCACTCCTTTTATATGGAACATTGGCTCCATCAACTTAATAGTATTTTCACTTTGGTTGTTTGGTAGTTTCTATCCGATACTTGTTTTGATGTGTATATGTAAAGCTCTGACAGCATGGCTGATAGCCAAAATTGCCCAATATATAAGCAATGACAAGATAGCCATTGCTACACTCTTTATATATATTCAATATCCCAACAACTGGGGGCAATCCACCACATTGCTTAGTGAAATACCCATGATATTCTTGGCTTTGCTTTCACTATATATTCTATTGAGCAAAAACAAAGTATACACACTCATCCTTTCGGGCGTTATCATGGCTTGGGCCAACTGGTTTCGCCCTATAGCAGTACTCTTCATCATTTCCCTATTCATCTATATCCTCCTATTTCAAAGAAAAGAGATATGGAAGAAAAACATTCCTTTCTTAATAGGATGTGGAAGTATGCTAATATTGTTTGGCACAGAATGCTATCACCGAACAGGCTACTTTGTATATCAATGTGACTCATTCTGGTATAATATGGCAGATGATGCCTATAGTGGCGCCACTCCTGATCCACATTTTGGTGAACCTCTCTTCAAAAAAGGCACACCTAGATATATAGACAATATGCAAGACAAAACTTGTTTTGAATGTCGTGAGATTTGGAAGCAAAGATGCATACCATGGCTATTGAACCATAAAATGGAATATCTTTCAAAGATTCCATATAGACTATATTATATGTATCAGAACGACATAGATAATATGGCAGCATTTTTACCCAATAAGCAAAAAGCTGAAGATAACTATATAGTATTACCCTACAGAAATATCATACAAGAAATAGGCAATCTGAGCAATGCTCAATACCTGGCATTATTATGTACTGTTTATTATTATCTTATCTTACTGACAGCTTTGCTTGGCGGAGTTTACGTCATCTATAAAAAGTTATGGCAACAGGGATTCCTGCCTTTATTTATACCCATATTTGGTACGCTCAGCCTAGTTTTGCTAGTACAGGGCGAAACAAGATTTAAGGCTCCCTATATGCCATTTGTCATGATGCTCTCAGCGTACTGTATTATGTGGATAAATAGCAAACTCAACAATTATAAGAAAAAACTATAGAAAATAGTATCTTTTTCAAAGAATTATAACTATCTTTGCATCTATGAAATTGAGCATCATCATACCAGTATATCAAACGCAAGACACTATTGATAGATGTATAGAGAGTATCTTGCAACAATCATTCACCGACTATGAGATAATCCTCGTAGACGATGGATCAGATGACGAATGCTCTCTGCTTTGCGACAAATATTCGCAAAAAGATAGGAGAATAACTACTATCCATAAGAAAAATGGCGGATTAAGCGATGCTAGAAATACAGGAATCAAGCATTCCAAAGGAAAGTATATCACCTTTATCGACAGCGATGATGCTATCCAAAACTACACATTGCAAGCATTGATGGACGAAATCAACAAATATCCAGAAACAGATGTTTTGGAATATCCCATTATGGAAAGAATAGGGCATCCATACAAAGAACAACTGCTGGCATTCACTCCTCGCAATTACAACAACTGCTGGGAATATTGGCTCAATGAACAAGGATACCTTCATACCTATGCTTGCAACAAAATATTCAGAAGATGCTTATTCAAGAACGTCTACTTTCCAAAAGGCAAAACCTTTGAGGATGTACAAACCATCCCCTTTCTAATAGGTCTAATCCCTACGGAAGGAACTTTCCAACAGAAAGTAAAGATAAGAGTTACCAACAAAGGCTGCTATCTATATTACTGGAACAATAAGGGAATAACAGCTAGCGCCAAATACGAAGATTTGCTAAGTCTATACATAGGACAGAGCATGGCACTTATCCACACATTCAAGACAATAGGTAATCGAGATGATATTATGCAGAAATATCAACTTTCTATCAACATTTATCTGACGCAGATATTAAATGTTTTGATGGATCTCTTCGAAGTATCGGGAAAATATGAGAATTGTGCTCCACTTATCAAATATACCAAGTTGATAAATAACAAAGGACTAATCAATTCTCTAAAACTCAAGTTATTATTAATTATAGGATATAAAAGATTATGCAAACTCAACAGACTTATACACAAGATATACAGGCACCACTAGTAAGTTTTATCATCACCACTTACAACCTGCCTATCCAATATCTCAAAGAATGCATTGACAGCATTCTCCAGCTCTCACTCAATGCCAAGGAGAGAGAAATCATCTTGGTAGATGATGGCAGCGACATCTGTCCGCTCAACGACTTACCAGAATATCTTGTCCATATCATCTATCTGCGCCAAGCTAACCAGGGAGTAAGCGTAGCACGCAACTATGGTATGATGATTGCAAAAGGAAGATACATACAGTTTGTAGATGGAGACGATTATCTCATACAATCGGCTTATGAACACTGCCTTGACATCGTGAGATACCACCAGCCAGACATCGTTACCTTTAAATTTTCCAAGGATGATTCTGCAGAAGCAACATACGAACTTCCTGTTCCTATATCTGGCACAGAATACCTGTCAAACAATAATTTGTATGGATCTGTTTGTTCATATATTTTCAGACGAAGCATTAAAGGTACCTTGGAATTCACACCAAATATTGTGTATGGCGAGGACGAGGAATTCACGCCACAATTGTTCTTACGTGCCGAACGCATCTTTAAGACAAATGCCGAAGCTTACTATTATCGGGTAAATACAAACTCAGTAAGTCATCAGCTAAACAAAGAAAAGATCAATCAGAGAATGGACAATAGTCTAGAGGTTATTTTGCATCTACAAAAGTTGCTTGATAAGATTCCTGTAGCCGACCGTCAGGCACTAAGCCGTCGCATAGCCCAACTGTCCATGGATTATCTCTACAATAATATTCGGCTCTATCATTCATTGATTTCTCTCAATCAAGCTATCAAGACATTGAAGAAATATGGCTTATATCCTCTTCCTGACAAGGATTACACCAAGAAATATACCATGTTCAGAAAAATTATAAGTACTTATGTAGGCAGAATAGCTCTATTGTTCTTTATAAAAAAATAAATATTCAAACTATCAAGAAGATAAGAAATGAAAATATTACTCATGGGAGAATATAGTAACGTGCATGCTACACTTGCCGAAGGACTTCACAAGTTGGGGCATCACGTTACCGTGCTCTCTAACGGCGACTTTTGGAAGAATTATCCACGAGATATTGACCTAGTAAGAAAGCCTGGAAAACTGGGCGGAATCATGTATATGATAAAGTTATACACAATAATACATAAGTTGAGAGGATACGATATTGTTCAACTCATCAATCCTATGTTTCTGGAGCTGAAGGCAGAACGCATCTTCCCAATTTACCAATATCTGAGAAAGCATAACAAGAAGGTAATCTTGGGTGGATTCGGAATGGATTACTATTGGGTAAATGTTTGCTGTAAAGACAAACCATTGAGGTACAGCGATTTTAATATGGGCAAAGAATTAAGGACTAATGCTGATGCCTTAAAGGAAAGAAAAGATTGGTTGGAAACAGAAAAAGGAAGACTCAACCTGATGATTGCCGAAGACTGCGACGGCATCGTAACGGGACTCTATGAATACTGGGCATGTTATCAACCTAGTTTTCCACAAAAAACAACATTTATTCCCTTCCCTATCAAACCGCAATTTATAACTTCAGAAAACAGCAACTCGTATATTCATGTGGATAATCATCAGGTCTTACCATTGGATACTCCCAAGAAGGTAAAACTCTTCATCGGTATCAACAAAAGCAGAAGCGAATATAAGGGCACCGATATCATGCTGAAGGCTGCACAAGCCATTGCAAAGAAATATCCAGACAAAACGGAACTCCAGATAGCCGAAAACATCCCTTTTGTAGAATATGTAAAAATAATGAATGGAAGCGATGCTATACTCGACCAACTCTACAGCTACACACCATCCATGAATCCACTGGAGGCAATGGCAAGAGGAATCATCTGCATAGGCGGCGGAGAACCTGAAAATTATGAGATTATACACGAGGATAAACTACGCCCTATCATCAATGTACTTCCTAACTACGAAAGCGTTTACCAAGAACTGGAGCACCTTGTATTGCATCCAGAACTTATTCCTTTACTCAAGCAGCAAAGCATCGAATACATCAACAAGCATCACGACTACATCAAGGTTGCTGAAAGATATGAAGCATTCTATCAAAAACTGCTTATCCAATAAGGGAAAATAAGAATATCATCAAAGGAAAATGTTGATAAACAAAAATAGAGCATTCAAATCACTTGAACGCTCTATCTTTATAATTAGATTAAATTTTCTAATATTATTTGTATAAGTAAAAGATGATGAAATGACGTTTCACAACGTCCGTTTGTTTTAACTGATGCAAAGATACGACGATATTTGTCTATAAAGTCGTAAATTATACATTTTATGGTAGCGAAATATGATTTTTCACCCATAAAAAAACAAATTTTACCAC
This Segatella copri DSM 18205 DNA region includes the following protein-coding sequences:
- a CDS encoding glycosyltransferase, translating into MQTQQTYTQDIQAPLVSFIITTYNLPIQYLKECIDSILQLSLNAKEREIILVDDGSDICPLNDLPEYLVHIIYLRQANQGVSVARNYGMMIAKGRYIQFVDGDDYLIQSAYEHCLDIVRYHQPDIVTFKFSKDDSAEATYELPVPISGTEYLSNNNLYGSVCSYIFRRSIKGTLEFTPNIVYGEDEEFTPQLFLRAERIFKTNAEAYYYRVNTNSVSHQLNKEKINQRMDNSLEVILHLQKLLDKIPVADRQALSRRIAQLSMDYLYNNIRLYHSLISLNQAIKTLKKYGLYPLPDKDYTKKYTMFRKIISTYVGRIALLFFIKK
- a CDS encoding glycosyltransferase family 4 protein, whose translation is MKILLMGEYSNVHATLAEGLHKLGHHVTVLSNGDFWKNYPRDIDLVRKPGKLGGIMYMIKLYTIIHKLRGYDIVQLINPMFLELKAERIFPIYQYLRKHNKKVILGGFGMDYYWVNVCCKDKPLRYSDFNMGKELRTNADALKERKDWLETEKGRLNLMIAEDCDGIVTGLYEYWACYQPSFPQKTTFIPFPIKPQFITSENSNSYIHVDNHQVLPLDTPKKVKLFIGINKSRSEYKGTDIMLKAAQAIAKKYPDKTELQIAENIPFVEYVKIMNGSDAILDQLYSYTPSMNPLEAMARGIICIGGGEPENYEIIHEDKLRPIINVLPNYESVYQELEHLVLHPELIPLLKQQSIEYINKHHDYIKVAERYEAFYQKLLIQ